In Arachis stenosperma cultivar V10309 chromosome 1, arast.V10309.gnm1.PFL2, whole genome shotgun sequence, one DNA window encodes the following:
- the LOC130943313 gene encoding naringenin 8-dimethylallyltransferase 1, chloroplastic-like isoform X1, whose amino-acid sequence MASTSRLLLGTSPFPHPTPSSSLSITTGSVATARGLWHKNRKVHNWNHSYEFIHGGSTPHKPKRRNFLIKATSEPYDTESIWIKSMKDIMHTVQNFTVSYYLITVLMSICSASVLAVENLSDISPKFFLGLFKYIIPIIFMHWYVVGVNQLSDPETDKINKPYRPLASGKISYKTGVIISISCLFMSFGLAGISRSKPLLWCLLIYFVGMTGYSINLPLLRWKQSTIPTLLSTVPANLIANILAPFLHIKTYVLEKTTIFPRSIVFASVVMTVYYLVIMLLLKEIPDLEGDKGTGLQTLSVHFGPKQVFWSCVILLEMAYGIAIIMGATSPFLWSKIFTVITHGIMALIFWYRADSVDLKNKDASQSFYMFIYKLLFVENILILFVR is encoded by the exons ATGGCTTCAACTTCCAGGCTGCTTCTTGGCACATCACCATTTCCTCATCCTACTCCATCATCATCACTTTCCATCACAACTG GTTCAGTTGCAACAGCAAGAGGTTTATGGCACAAGAACAGAAAAGTCCATAACTGGAACCATTCTTACGAATTCATTCATGGAGGATCCACACCTCATAAACCCAAGAGAcgaaattttttaataaaagcaACTTCAGAACCGTATGATACAGAAAGCATTTGGATCAAGTCTATGAAGGATATCATGCATACTGTCCAAAACTTTACTGtctcttattatttaattactgTG TTAATGAGCATATGTTCGGCATCGGTCCTTGCAGTGGAAAATTTATCAGATATATCTCCAAAGTTTTTTCTTGGCTTATTCAAG TATATCATTCCTATCATTTTCATGCATTGGTATGTAGTTGGCGTAAATCAATTATCTGATCCTGAAACAGACAAG attaACAAGCCATATCGTCCTTTGGCATCTGGAAAAATTTCATACAAAACTGGAGTCATTATCTCTATATCATGTTTATTTATG AGTTTTGGACTTGCGGGAATATCAAGATCAAAGCCATTGCTTTGGTGTCTCCTGATCTATTTTGTGGGAATGACAGGTTATTCAATTAAT TTGCCACTATTAAGATGGAAGCAATCTACAATTCCTACACTATTGTCAACTGTACCAGCTAACTTAATAGCAAATATTCTTGCACCTTTTCTTCATATCAAG ACCTATGTTCTGGAGAAGACAACTATATTTCCAAGATCAATAGTCTTTGCCAGTGTGGTCATGACCGTTTACTATTTAGTGATCATGTTGTTACTAAAG GAAATACCTGACCTTGAAGGAGACAAAGGAACAGGTTTACAAACTTTGTCGGTACACTTTGGTCCAAAGCAG GTATTCTGGTCATGTGTTATACTTCTTGAAATGGCTTATGGAATTGCCATTATCATGGGAGCAACATCTCCCTTCTTATGGAGTAAAATTTTCACG GTCATAACACATGGCATCATGGCTTTGATCTTTTGGTATCGTGCTGATTCTGTGGATTTAAAGAACAAAGATGCTTCCCAATCcttttatatgtttatctataag cTTCTTTTTGTGGAGAACATCCTTATACTTTTCGTGAGATGA
- the LOC130943313 gene encoding probable homogentisate phytyltransferase 1, chloroplastic isoform X2, producing MASTSRLLLGTSPFPHPTPSSSLSITTGSVATARGLWHKNRKVHNWNHSYEFIHGGSTPHKPKRRNFLIKATSEPYDTESIWIKSMKDIMHTVQNFTVSYYLITVLMSICSASVLAVENLSDISPKFFLGLFKYIIPIIFMHWYVVGVNQLSDPETDKSFGLAGISRSKPLLWCLLIYFVGMTGYSINLPLLRWKQSTIPTLLSTVPANLIANILAPFLHIKTYVLEKTTIFPRSIVFASVVMTVYYLVIMLLLKEIPDLEGDKGTGLQTLSVHFGPKQVFWSCVILLEMAYGIAIIMGATSPFLWSKIFTVITHGIMALIFWYRADSVDLKNKDASQSFYMFIYKLLFVENILILFVR from the exons ATGGCTTCAACTTCCAGGCTGCTTCTTGGCACATCACCATTTCCTCATCCTACTCCATCATCATCACTTTCCATCACAACTG GTTCAGTTGCAACAGCAAGAGGTTTATGGCACAAGAACAGAAAAGTCCATAACTGGAACCATTCTTACGAATTCATTCATGGAGGATCCACACCTCATAAACCCAAGAGAcgaaattttttaataaaagcaACTTCAGAACCGTATGATACAGAAAGCATTTGGATCAAGTCTATGAAGGATATCATGCATACTGTCCAAAACTTTACTGtctcttattatttaattactgTG TTAATGAGCATATGTTCGGCATCGGTCCTTGCAGTGGAAAATTTATCAGATATATCTCCAAAGTTTTTTCTTGGCTTATTCAAG TATATCATTCCTATCATTTTCATGCATTGGTATGTAGTTGGCGTAAATCAATTATCTGATCCTGAAACAGACAAG AGTTTTGGACTTGCGGGAATATCAAGATCAAAGCCATTGCTTTGGTGTCTCCTGATCTATTTTGTGGGAATGACAGGTTATTCAATTAAT TTGCCACTATTAAGATGGAAGCAATCTACAATTCCTACACTATTGTCAACTGTACCAGCTAACTTAATAGCAAATATTCTTGCACCTTTTCTTCATATCAAG ACCTATGTTCTGGAGAAGACAACTATATTTCCAAGATCAATAGTCTTTGCCAGTGTGGTCATGACCGTTTACTATTTAGTGATCATGTTGTTACTAAAG GAAATACCTGACCTTGAAGGAGACAAAGGAACAGGTTTACAAACTTTGTCGGTACACTTTGGTCCAAAGCAG GTATTCTGGTCATGTGTTATACTTCTTGAAATGGCTTATGGAATTGCCATTATCATGGGAGCAACATCTCCCTTCTTATGGAGTAAAATTTTCACG GTCATAACACATGGCATCATGGCTTTGATCTTTTGGTATCGTGCTGATTCTGTGGATTTAAAGAACAAAGATGCTTCCCAATCcttttatatgtttatctataag cTTCTTTTTGTGGAGAACATCCTTATACTTTTCGTGAGATGA